The following proteins are co-located in the Vigna angularis cultivar LongXiaoDou No.4 chromosome 2, ASM1680809v1, whole genome shotgun sequence genome:
- the LOC108326785 gene encoding serine/threonine-protein kinase STY13 isoform X1, whose amino-acid sequence MSFREGELGEEKECEESVLGSTESKSVRENGSLAATQFTIDENLLVDPKLLFIGSKIGEGAHGKVYEGRYRDQIVAIKVLHRGSTSEERVSLENRFAREVNMMSRVHHDNLVKFIGACKDPLMVIVTELLPGMSLRKYLMSIRPKRLDLHLAINFALDIARALDWLHANGIIHRDLKPDNLLLTADQKSVKLADFGLAREETVTEMMTAETGTYRWMAPELYSTVTLRQGEKKHYNNKVDVYSFGVVLWELLTNRMPFEGMSNLQAAYAAAFKQERPSIPGDISPELAFVIQSCWVEDPNLRPSFSQIIRMLNAFLFTLSPPSPPLPVPNNEPEVATTSNGTITEFSARNKGRFGFLRQLFSSKRTKN is encoded by the exons ATGAGTTTCCGAGAGGGAGAGTTAGGAGAAGAGAAGGAATGTGAAGAATCGGTGTTGGGGAGCACTGAATCCAAATCAGTGAGGGAAAATGGATCATTGGCAGCCACACAGTTTACAATTGATGAGAATTTATTGGTTGACCCTAAACTACTCTTTATAGGGTCCAAGATTGGTGAAGGAGCTCATGGGAAAGTATATGAAGGAAG GTATAGAGATCAAATTGTGGCAATCAAAGTTCTGCATCGTGGGAGCACTTCTGAAGAAAGAGTTTCCCTTGAAAATCGTTTTGCTCGAGAAGTTAATATGATGTCTCGTGTCCACCACGACAATCTTGTTAAG TTTATTGGAGCATGTAAGGATCCACTTATGGTAATAGTCACAGAGCTATTACCAGGGATGTCACTGCGTAAATATTTAATGAGTATCCGTCCTAAACGATTAGACCTTCATTTGGCTATCAACTTTGCTCTTGATATTGCTCGAGCATTGGATTGGCTACATGCTAATGGGATCATACACAGAGATCTAAAACCTG ACAATCTGTTGCTTACAGCGGACCAGAAGTCTGTTAAACTTGCTGATTTTGGCCTCGCAAGAGAAGAAACTGTGACTGAAATGATGACTGCAGAAACAGGAACTTACCGTTGGATGGCACCAGAG CTGTACAGTACTGTGACTTTGCGTCAGGGAGAGAAAAAGCACTACAACAACAAGGTTGATGTATATAGCTTTGGAGTTGTTCTGTGGGAGCTACTAACAAACCGCATGCCATTTGAAGGGATGTCCAATTTACAGGCTGCTTATGCTGCTGCATTTAAG CAAGAGAGGCCGAGCATACCAGGTGATATATCCCCTGAGCTTGCTTTTGTGATACAATCATGCTGGGTTGAAGATCCTAACTTGAGACCGAGTTTTAGTCAGATCATTCGCATGCTCAATGCATTTCTCTTCACTCTCTCACCACCATCTCCTCCTTTGCCAGTACCTAACAATGAACCTGAGGTGGCTACAACCAGCAATGGCACCATTACTGAGTTTTCTGCCCGAAACAAAGGAAGGTTTGGCTTTCTTCGCCAATTGTTTTCTTCAAAGAGGACCAAAAACTAA
- the LOC108326785 gene encoding serine/threonine-protein kinase STY13 isoform X2: MSFREGELGEEKECEESVLGSTESKSVRENGSLAATQFTIDENLLVDPKLLFIGSKIGEGAHGKVYEGRYRDQIVAIKVLHRGSTSEERVSLENRFAREVNMMSRVHHDNLVKFIGACKDPLMVIVTELLPGMSLRKYLMSIRPKRLDLHLAINFALDIARALDWLHANGIIHRDLKPDNLLLTADQKSVKLADFGLAREETVTEMMTAETGTYRWMAPELYSTVTLRQGEKKHYNNKVDVYSFGVVLWELLTNRMPFEGMSNLQAAYAAAFKIAAREAEHTR, from the exons ATGAGTTTCCGAGAGGGAGAGTTAGGAGAAGAGAAGGAATGTGAAGAATCGGTGTTGGGGAGCACTGAATCCAAATCAGTGAGGGAAAATGGATCATTGGCAGCCACACAGTTTACAATTGATGAGAATTTATTGGTTGACCCTAAACTACTCTTTATAGGGTCCAAGATTGGTGAAGGAGCTCATGGGAAAGTATATGAAGGAAG GTATAGAGATCAAATTGTGGCAATCAAAGTTCTGCATCGTGGGAGCACTTCTGAAGAAAGAGTTTCCCTTGAAAATCGTTTTGCTCGAGAAGTTAATATGATGTCTCGTGTCCACCACGACAATCTTGTTAAG TTTATTGGAGCATGTAAGGATCCACTTATGGTAATAGTCACAGAGCTATTACCAGGGATGTCACTGCGTAAATATTTAATGAGTATCCGTCCTAAACGATTAGACCTTCATTTGGCTATCAACTTTGCTCTTGATATTGCTCGAGCATTGGATTGGCTACATGCTAATGGGATCATACACAGAGATCTAAAACCTG ACAATCTGTTGCTTACAGCGGACCAGAAGTCTGTTAAACTTGCTGATTTTGGCCTCGCAAGAGAAGAAACTGTGACTGAAATGATGACTGCAGAAACAGGAACTTACCGTTGGATGGCACCAGAG CTGTACAGTACTGTGACTTTGCGTCAGGGAGAGAAAAAGCACTACAACAACAAGGTTGATGTATATAGCTTTGGAGTTGTTCTGTGGGAGCTACTAACAAACCGCATGCCATTTGAAGGGATGTCCAATTTACAGGCTGCTTATGCTGCTGCATTTAAG ATTGCAGCAAGAGAGGCCGAGCATACCAGGTGA